The Candidatus Omnitrophota bacterium genome has a window encoding:
- the hisS gene encoding histidine--tRNA ligase yields the protein MIKAIRGTKDILPSQAPLWQQTEKAARAVLHLYNYEEIRTPIIEETALFIKNIGQDTDIVSKEMFSFVDRGERNISLRPEGTAPIMRSYIENNLDKASQFQKLYYIGPFFRAERPQAGRLRQFHQIGVEAIGSLSPAIDAEVISLAARLLDSAGISGYKIKLNNLGCKEDKKNLSKMLKSAFDDAKGAHLCDDCKNRIKMNPLRVLDCKNDGCRESVRKIFKEADFICSDCRAHFDKAIKLVSGLGINYELDPYIVRGLDYYTRTVFEITHEGLGSKDAIGAGGRYDNLSLDMGGPDVGSCGFALGVDRMMIVLKEAAAKKELNVFIATIGEAAHSKAFELLNDLRKDGVSCDMDFEGKSLKAQMRAADGAGAKFVLIVGEDEIAKGEAALRNMNTKEQTAVKFDEIITTIKEKVKE from the coding sequence GTGATAAAAGCGATCCGCGGGACCAAGGATATATTACCGTCCCAGGCGCCGCTTTGGCAGCAGACAGAAAAAGCCGCGCGCGCCGTATTGCATCTCTATAATTACGAAGAGATCAGGACGCCGATAATCGAAGAGACCGCGCTATTTATAAAGAATATCGGACAGGATACCGATATAGTGAGTAAGGAGATGTTCTCTTTTGTGGATAGAGGAGAAAGGAATATATCTCTTCGTCCCGAAGGCACTGCGCCTATTATGCGCTCGTATATTGAAAATAATCTTGATAAAGCATCACAGTTCCAGAAATTGTATTACATAGGCCCATTTTTCAGGGCTGAAAGGCCGCAGGCAGGACGCTTAAGGCAGTTTCATCAAATAGGCGTCGAGGCCATAGGTTCACTAAGCCCTGCAATAGACGCTGAAGTCATTTCGCTTGCAGCCAGACTGTTGGATAGTGCGGGTATAAGCGGATATAAGATAAAATTAAATAACCTTGGATGTAAGGAAGATAAGAAGAATTTGTCAAAGATGCTTAAATCCGCATTCGATGACGCTAAGGGCGCGCACCTTTGTGATGATTGTAAAAATAGGATAAAGATGAACCCCTTAAGGGTACTTGATTGCAAAAATGACGGTTGCAGAGAATCTGTCAGGAAAATATTCAAAGAGGCCGACTTTATATGCAGCGATTGCAGAGCGCATTTTGATAAGGCTATAAAACTTGTAAGTGGCTTAGGGATAAATTATGAACTGGATCCTTATATTGTAAGAGGGTTGGATTACTACACAAGGACCGTTTTTGAGATAACACACGAAGGCTTAGGTTCCAAAGACGCGATAGGCGCGGGTGGAAGATATGACAACTTATCTTTAGATATGGGCGGACCGGATGTCGGCTCATGCGGGTTCGCGTTGGGTGTAGACAGGATGATGATAGTCCTTAAAGAGGCCGCGGCAAAGAAAGAGTTAAATGTTTTTATCGCTACAATAGGTGAGGCCGCTCATTCAAAAGCATTCGAACTTTTAAATGATTTGAGAAAGGACGGCGTCTCCTGCGATATGGATTTTGAGGGCAAGTCGCTGAAAGCGCAGATGAGGGCCGCCGATGGAGCGGGCGCGAAATTTGTCCTGATAGTCGGCGAAGACGAGATAGCCAAAGGCGAAGCCGCCTTAAGGAATATGAATACGAAAGAGCAGACCGCGGTAAAGTTTGACGAAATCATAACTACAATAAAGGAAAAGGTAAAGGAATAG
- a CDS encoding HU family DNA-binding protein: protein MTKKEIVLKIAEETGIKQIDVKKVVQKTLDQIVLALTKGETVELRNFGIFKVKTRKARVGRNPKTGVTVPIPEKRIVTFKSGMIMKKKVMK from the coding sequence ATGACAAAAAAAGAGATAGTACTTAAGATAGCGGAAGAGACCGGCATTAAACAGATAGATGTGAAGAAGGTCGTGCAGAAAACGCTGGACCAGATAGTTCTGGCCCTTACCAAGGGCGAGACTGTTGAATTGCGTAATTTCGGTATATTTAAAGTGAAGACGAGAAAGGCCAGGGTGGGCAGAAATCCCAAGACGGGCGTAACCGTGCCGATTCCTGAAAAGAGAATAGTTACCTTTAAGTCCGGAATGATAATGAAGAAGAAGGTGATGAAGTGA
- a CDS encoding DNA polymerase III subunit alpha gives MNHSDFVHLHVHTQYSLLDGACLLEKLLHKVREHRMPACAITDHGNMFGAIEFYDMAMKVGVKPIIGCEVYIAPDSRFDKTSRGIQEASYHLILLARNETGYKNLLKLTSAGFLEGFYYRPRIDKEILSQHKDGLVCLSSCLKGEIPHLIHTNQLDQARKTADEYKSIFGKDNFYLEVQDNGIPEQDAVNTELVKMSKELSLGLVATNDVHYIERDHSRAHDLLLCIQTQTNIDDPNRMRLQTDEFYFKSYNDMARTFGSTIPEALKNTVAIAEKCNLELNFKSVHLPQYKVPEGKTRESYLRDLVQEGLKRRYENIDKAIIHRVEHELKIIENFGYPSYFLIVWDLVNYAKEHSIPVGPGRGSAAGSVVSYALGITDIDPLKYDLLFERFLNPERISLPDIDIDFCYERRGEVIDYVVKKYSKENVAQIITFGTMMAKAVIRDVGRALGMAYGDVDRIAKLVPTELNITLEHAIEQEPELKTLYRTDPKITRLIDASLVLEGLTRHASTHAAGVVISEKGLVNHAPLYKTQDGQISTGYPMTSLEKIGLLKMDLLGLRTLTVISEAIKIIKRTKNTDIDFSKITSDDRKTYKLLANAESIGVFQLESSGMRDLLKKLKPEKFEDIIALLALFRPGPIGSGMLDDFMKRKHGEVEMKYDHKLLEPILKETYGVILYQEQAMRIASSLAGFTLAQADNLRRAMAKKTPEVMAQMRQHFVEGCLKNRIERRTAEKVFNLIEYFAGYGFNKSHSTAYALISFRTAYLKANYSVEFMAALLTSEKDNLDKIAIYINEAGRMGIKILPPDINESYANFTVVGDSIRFGLAAIKNVGDGAIESIIKMREKNGKFKSIYDFSGKVDPRLVNRKVVESLIKCGAMDSLGLFRSQLSAMVDKALEAAGDVHKDRLNGQLSFFEKFEDQENFKKTFQDTPNIPEWPENQLLAQEKEMIGFYITKHPLARFEKMLNTYSTCNTTQLRNMHDGDEVLIGGIISSAKFTTTKKTNEKMAIVTLEDLNGTVGVLVFPVTFAKHGGLVKPDAIVFVKGRLSLREEEPKIIANEIVTLDSVRAKYTKAILVNVLTAGLEKNSLENLKKVLSRYPGRVPVYLNFVKPDGKRTTVSASQGLLVEPHEGLVRDIEKVLGRDVVNFKV, from the coding sequence ATGAATCACTCCGATTTCGTGCACCTGCACGTCCACACGCAGTATAGCCTTTTAGATGGCGCATGCCTGTTGGAAAAACTTCTGCATAAAGTACGCGAACATAGGATGCCTGCCTGCGCGATAACGGATCACGGCAATATGTTCGGCGCGATAGAGTTCTATGATATGGCTATGAAGGTCGGAGTGAAGCCCATCATAGGATGCGAAGTCTACATAGCTCCGGACTCAAGGTTTGACAAAACAAGCCGCGGTATTCAGGAAGCGTCATACCATCTTATATTGCTCGCCAGAAATGAAACCGGATATAAAAATCTTCTAAAACTTACATCCGCGGGATTTCTCGAAGGATTCTATTATCGCCCCCGCATAGATAAAGAGATATTGTCACAGCATAAGGACGGTCTCGTGTGCCTCTCCAGCTGTCTTAAAGGAGAGATACCCCATCTTATACATACCAATCAGCTTGACCAGGCCAGGAAGACAGCCGACGAGTACAAAAGTATCTTCGGCAAAGATAATTTTTATCTTGAGGTCCAGGACAATGGCATACCCGAACAGGATGCGGTCAATACAGAGCTTGTAAAGATGTCCAAAGAATTGTCTTTAGGGCTCGTTGCCACAAACGATGTCCATTATATAGAAAGGGATCATTCGAGAGCGCACGACCTTCTTTTGTGTATACAGACACAAACAAACATCGATGATCCTAACAGGATGAGGTTGCAGACTGACGAATTTTATTTTAAATCCTATAATGATATGGCCCGGACATTCGGCAGTACGATCCCTGAAGCGCTGAAGAATACGGTTGCGATAGCGGAAAAATGTAACCTCGAATTGAATTTTAAATCGGTGCACCTGCCTCAATATAAAGTGCCGGAAGGAAAGACGCGCGAATCATATCTTCGGGATCTTGTGCAGGAAGGTTTAAAGAGGCGCTATGAGAATATAGACAAAGCCATAATTCACCGCGTTGAACACGAACTAAAGATTATAGAAAACTTCGGTTATCCAAGCTACTTCTTGATAGTCTGGGATCTTGTAAATTACGCTAAAGAGCACTCCATACCTGTCGGGCCGGGAAGGGGCAGCGCCGCGGGCAGCGTAGTAAGTTACGCGCTGGGCATTACCGATATAGATCCTCTAAAATACGACCTTCTCTTCGAAAGGTTCTTAAACCCCGAAAGGATAAGCCTGCCGGATATAGATATAGACTTCTGCTATGAAAGGCGCGGCGAGGTAATAGATTACGTCGTAAAGAAATATTCCAAGGAAAATGTCGCTCAGATAATAACATTCGGAACGATGATGGCAAAGGCGGTTATCAGGGACGTGGGCAGGGCGCTGGGCATGGCTTATGGAGATGTTGACAGAATAGCGAAGCTGGTCCCGACCGAACTTAATATAACTTTAGAACACGCTATAGAACAGGAACCGGAGCTAAAGACTTTATATAGGACTGATCCTAAGATAACCCGGTTGATAGACGCGTCTTTAGTCCTCGAGGGGCTTACCCGCCATGCTTCCACCCATGCCGCCGGAGTCGTAATAAGCGAAAAGGGCCTGGTTAATCACGCGCCTCTTTACAAAACCCAGGATGGGCAGATCTCTACCGGATATCCAATGACTTCCCTTGAGAAGATAGGACTGCTTAAGATGGACCTATTGGGTTTAAGGACTCTTACGGTAATAAGTGAAGCGATAAAGATAATAAAACGCACAAAAAATACCGATATAGATTTTTCAAAGATTACATCGGATGACAGGAAGACATACAAGTTGCTCGCCAATGCCGAGTCTATAGGCGTGTTCCAGCTTGAAAGTTCCGGGATGAGAGATCTTTTAAAGAAATTAAAACCGGAAAAATTCGAGGATATAATAGCGCTTCTGGCGCTTTTCAGGCCCGGGCCTATAGGTTCAGGTATGCTGGATGACTTCATGAAGAGAAAGCACGGCGAAGTTGAAATGAAATATGACCATAAACTCTTGGAGCCGATATTAAAAGAGACATACGGGGTCATATTATATCAGGAACAGGCGATGAGGATAGCCTCAAGTCTTGCCGGGTTTACACTGGCTCAAGCCGATAACTTAAGGCGTGCTATGGCTAAAAAGACGCCCGAAGTAATGGCTCAGATGAGGCAGCACTTTGTGGAAGGGTGCCTAAAAAATAGAATAGAGAGGCGGACCGCAGAAAAAGTATTTAATCTTATAGAGTACTTTGCCGGTTACGGGTTTAATAAATCCCATTCTACGGCGTATGCCCTGATAAGTTTCAGGACAGCTTACCTGAAAGCTAATTATTCAGTGGAGTTCATGGCGGCACTTCTAACGAGTGAAAAAGATAACCTCGATAAGATAGCTATCTATATAAATGAGGCCGGCAGGATGGGAATAAAGATTCTGCCTCCGGACATAAACGAAAGTTACGCCAACTTTACAGTAGTGGGCGATTCTATTCGTTTTGGCCTTGCCGCTATCAAGAACGTGGGAGACGGCGCGATAGAATCGATAATCAAAATGCGCGAGAAGAACGGAAAATTTAAATCTATATATGACTTCAGCGGAAAGGTGGACCCGCGGCTCGTTAATAGGAAGGTTGTAGAGAGCCTGATAAAGTGCGGAGCGATGGATTCCCTGGGGCTCTTCAGGTCACAGCTTTCAGCGATGGTGGACAAGGCTCTTGAAGCGGCCGGAGATGTGCATAAAGACAGGCTCAATGGGCAGTTGTCATTCTTCGAAAAGTTCGAGGACCAGGAAAATTTTAAAAAGACATTCCAAGACACACCCAATATACCGGAATGGCCGGAAAATCAGCTGCTCGCCCAGGAAAAAGAGATGATAGGCTTTTATATAACAAAACATCCGCTAGCCAGATTCGAGAAGATGCTCAATACTTATTCTACATGCAATACCACTCAGCTTAGAAATATGCATGACGGCGATGAAGTGCTTATAGGCGGGATAATTTCAAGCGCGAAATTTACCACAACGAAAAAGACCAATGAAAAGATGGCCATAGTTACGCTGGAAGATCTAAACGGCACGGTAGGGGTGCTGGTCTTTCCCGTGACATTCGCGAAGCATGGCGGACTTGTCAAGCCGGACGCGATAGTGTTTGTCAAAGGACGGCTAAGCCTGCGGGAGGAAGAGCCCAAGATAATAGCGAATGAAATAGTTACGCTCGACTCCGTCCGGGCAAAGTATACCAAAGCCATACTTGTTAATGTATTGACCGCGGGCCTGGAGAAAAACAGCCTCGAGAACTTGAAAAAAGTCCTGTCGCGCTACCCTGGACGCGTTCCTGTATATTTAAATTTTGTAAAACCGGACGGGAAGCGCACGACGGTATCCGCAAGCCAGGGGTTGTTGGTAGAGCCTCATGAAGGTTTGGTCAGGGATATAGAAAAAGTCCTGGGTAGAGACGTAGTGAATTTCAAGGTCTAA